From the Ipomoea triloba cultivar NCNSP0323 chromosome 8, ASM357664v1 genome, the window CAAGACAGCGCATTGGGAAATACACACAAAGTTTACATTAAAAATCtcgttaaattaaaatattgaaatgtttgttcTTGAAAAACAGCGTATATGGTTTGTTAGTAGTACTTTGTTTTGTGGGTCAGAGGTGAAAGCTCGAGATATAGCTAGCTTTCATTGGGTTTTGTAAACCAATTTACTGTTAATTATTTCCTattcaaaatgaatttttatttgagatatttcttcttcttttttgttttgttttgttttttttttttttagtgaagcATGCATTATTGGTTAATAGttacatttaaaattatgaatggataagtatcattcaattttgtataaaatgtgaaAAGTGATTGAGGAAGAAATAATGCGAACCTTAAATTGATGGGCTTTAATGTATAATTAGTTTTCAAATCTGATTGTGATACTTAATGATTAGTTATTGACTTTTAAAAGTAGCTAAGTTAAATGAAATTTATAGGTCAAGAACTTATAGACTTATACTGTTATACATATGGGATTGAGTTATGGTGAGTAAATTTAAGGCagatattgaatttttattttttaatactaatttaGGAGTATCATTATTTGGGTTATCTGAATTTAAAACGAACTCCAAagattttgttgtttaaatattttaaattataatattgtagGGAACAAAATATGGGTCCAAAGTCGATTAATTTTAGGGAATGGAGGCTCAAGAATTACTTGAGTCCGATGATTAGAATTTCATGGGCAAAGTTTAGGTACATAAGAAGGAAAGAGAGTTAAGGTGTGAATTGGTTTGAGTATCAAAGTTAAGGGGTGAGAGTGTAAAGACTAAAATGACGAGGTATAAAGTGAAGAAGCGATAAAGTTAACGTCAAAATGTAACAATGTACAAAGTATAGCATCTCAAAGCGCCAAGATTGAGAAGGGGACAAATAATCGGTCAAAAGTGAGAATAGACATAAAATATGATCGAAGTCATAAAGTGCAAAAGATAAACACAGCGGGTTGGACAGATCAGAATATACATTGAACGATGTTTAACAAATAATGGGACCAAGAAAATAGAAAGGGTGAGAGGATGTCGGGGTATCTTTTGGCACAATGCCTAGTCGGGGGATGCAGGATGGCTGTCGATTAGCATTGGTAGCATCACGCTTTGTAACAGGATACAATGCGGGTTAGGGGGTGACATTTGGTGACTTGGCGGGACACTTGATGGTTTGGAATTCTCGAGCATTTTCTCGTTTACTCATCTTTCGTGGTTTCCAGCCTCACAAATAGTTGGGAAGAAGGATGCATGGCATGTATCTCCTTCAAGCATGCATCATCAACTCATCAACTCAAACCTTCAGCAAAGATATACTAGAATCTCACACATCGAGAGTAATCATATTTGTGTCTAATACGATCTCTAAAGATAATAAAACActcttttataaatttgaatagTAAAATCCGTctcttataaattttaaaatagttttttatGGAGCTTAAATtcgaaatatttaattaaatttaaaaaaaaaagtcatatatcattttatttatatttcatgTGTTTTTCATTtgaacataattatatatacatatatttaaaaagtagttatgaactgatactacattgtaacaaattCACCAGTATTAattaatgtgtgtatatatatatatatatatatatatatatatatatatatatttacaatacacCATTAACTAACCATGGGCATTGTGTACTGTAGCTTCTTGAAATTTGAGAGTCTTTTCATCCAGGTAAAGGATAAGTCTTGAAACTTGAGATGCATTGCTACATTGCCGGCCGTCTCCTGCCATGTGCTATGCTATCCCATCACTTTCAACACATTTAATTTGCTTCCACCATGCAacgtttttttatttgttttatgtttttgtaattttatatattaatattcgCATTTACGTGATAAtactttataaaaaattaatttggagccactcaaactaattaacccggttaaacaaaaacaagactTTGCAATATTGGAGcccatataaataaaatatacaaatcttataattgataaatcattataccatgggtCAGGGTTTACATTACAAGCTAAGTGGATATTGACacacacttttaatatattgaaatatCATTTTTGATGTACTGAATATTCATCTTTTACCGTACTTGTTGCATGTCATATGTATTAAAATCTTGTCTTAATTGACATTTTGTATCAAAAATGATTTTAGATGAACTTGGTCAATCTGGGGTAGCCCAAAGTTCGCAACACATTAACTACAAGAAGCCTTGTCATTGGGCCAAAGTATAGATTTTGCTCACCCATGGGCCCAATTAGAGGCCCACTTTGGTAAACTACGtttggggcaaattattgtgtggacagATATCATCGTGAATATTATGAGTAAAAATAACGTACATtctgtgttagaataatgtacattatattttaaaataatgtacattacgtGTTAGGATAATATACACTACAttgtgtgttagaataatgaaacatcTGAGCTAATATAATGtgcattatgttttaaaataatgtacattatgttttagaataatgtgcattatgttttagaataatatacattatgaattATTGCTGCAGCTTAGCGCgcaaaaaaatgaaactaagcaaaatgatgtcatttttagaccgtgatccacacagttgtgtggtcCTGTGTGGATCACGGTCCACGCAATAACTATTAATACGTTTGGCTATGAGGCTTTATTGTTGAATTGTAATTAATACATGTGTTGATGTGTCTCACATCAATTACCGATGAATATTACACCTTACAGGGTAACTAACAAACTAAATAGTGCCATATAGGGAACTAATGTATGGTGTTGGGCATGTATTTGAAAACTAGTAGTTACAAAagtgtgtttttaatttttcaattatgttaACTTTAGTTATTTTAACTTGTATTTTTCTGtcatcacaaaatatatatttaactgTACAGAAAGGTTACGATCTTCATCTTTCGAACAATGAAGTTATGAACCCTTATACTAGACTTGTATAAAAGTGAAGGACTATAAACACATTTTTTCCctgcatttttattattaagatGGAGAAAAATAATAGGTGTCAAGTCCATTACACAAAGACCATTAATGGGCCATGactattttatatgtatatttctTGTTGCCCATGGGAAGCCCAAATCATTAACATCATAACATGTCAGCTCAAGAAAGCCCACAAGTCGTTTTCAGGCAAATTATAAAATCCATAGTCAAAATCATTAAATCATTGGACTCTCTCTTTTAATGAGAACAAAATTCATAATCATTACTTGAGAGTGTACAATTTGAATACTGCACcttaacaaatatttttctttgagtactattgattttgttacaATATAGACAAAACTTATaaagttattttgaatttattaaCCAATTGAAGTGTATTTCAATAGCAAATTCTTATTTAGAAGTTTCAGTGCAATCTCTACTTCTTGTTCAATAAAATTCgtgtcaaaataaataaatatagattCATAATGCTATGTTATGTGCTCTgcattgtaatttttgtgttttatgttatgaaattatgtatctCGTTACTTCAATTCACAGTTCATAATGTTATATGGAGCTTGATCCATAATATAAAGTGCTATGTTAGACATGTCAAACACTTGTTTAATGGATcctataatatattttttcgcATAGATATGCCATTCTCGATGCTCTCAGCGCCAATGTGAATTTTTTACTTGTCTACTATAAATATTCTAATGCATTTGTCTTGACTTAGTTTGATATCAACTTTAAATTATTCGTTCATCTTGAGATGCTCTTAAAATGTTTCCTAACGTATTAAGATTATTCAAATAAACCGTTAGGTCATTAATGATTTAAAATGCATGAAATTAAATCACTTTAGaatagtactccgtaattattAAAATGAAGATAACAATAAGCAAGTGCCCAAgtgtgtttaattttattatttttttaaaacacataaCGTATGACATTTATACTCATATGTTGCTAATTCGTATTAAGTTCAGGTCATGCCCATAGAGTTTGACTCTTACTTGAGAAAAACATGACTAAATGTATGCATTTCATGTGTTATCAGTTCAGAACGGTTTTATTGAGAGATTACTCTAAACCATTTAAGCACCTTAGATATTTTGcaaagttttttttctttttttgagaatattttgcaaagttaattattaaacattGTATTAACTATTAAGCAAATCTTACTTGATAATTCTAAGGTGTTAATCGATACTTCTTGTACCAACTATTTAGAGTACTATCATTacaaattaaaaccttttttcaataatttattggtttaaaatatgtgtaattgcggaaattatttgttttttaacaattttttagtgggaccaaagaaaaaaaaaatagaattttaaaaattaatataacaaAGGCCATGCTTCATATCCATGCATCTTTCAGGCACAAACATCCACTTCATAGAGCAAGCCCAACATTTGGGTTTTTGCTTAGGATTTTGTAGCTTCAACAAGGAAAGtgaggaaaagaagaagaagaagaaaaaaaagaagttagGGTGGTTGTCAGTTGGTGACGACCCTAAAGTGCCTAATGGGTGTTGTTGGTGCACGAAACATGCACTGGTTagctttattattgtttttttttaatagttaacaAGGCTCACAAAAAACTCTACATTTTGCAAGCACCCAACCCTCGCTTTCATCCACCTCACTAAAATAACTACCTAATACTACTATTGGAGATGCTTAATGTGACAATTGCATGTTTATGATGTGGCAACCGCATACTTGGAGGGTTTGTGATATGACATTTGGCACATCACAGACTAATTGTCTGTGACTAACAATTATAAGAGCAATTAGTACTTTCTTATAAAAACTTGAAGATTAGGAGTGACCATCCGCGGGCGCACGATCATCACACCCTCGTTAAACCACCACAACGCGTTTCAActtcatttttttgtttaaataagtTATTTCTATTAAAACCCGATTTCGTTCTCCTGCCACATCGCTCTCTCCTTCCCGCACAACACAAAAACTTCTAAAAAATCACAATGAAATATCAGAATATATACTCTTATAGAAATGAAAGATATGAATAAATTATAGATAAAACCCAATAATAACTATACCATTTTAAAAATGTTGCTTTttatattgtgtatatatgttaaaaaaaatgggttataagtgaatatatatatatatgtatatgaggTGGaaggaggaaaaagaaaatggcaTTTGATTTGAGAGTGAAATGAGGTGGAAGGGTGTATAAACTAAACGCAGGCTGAATAGTAGGAGTAGAACGCAGCGAAGCGCCATTTCCATTGGGCGAAAGTAGGAGAGAAGAGAGGACCCATTCAAACTAAACAAACTAAGAGCTCTCTCTCGAGTGAGTGAAATCACAAACTACATTCTTGCCttatactctctctctctctctctctcgtctctcgTCTCGTCTCGTAATAATAACCACCAAAAAGCCGTGCTTGCGCCTAATGGCCCCAAAACCCTAGATTCAAAAATTAGGGTTCATTTTCCTCTTCCATTTCCCCCATCTCTCGCGCTCCCCATCCGCTTCCCCCATGGATGATTCCGACCGGAACAAGCTCTTTCTTGGAGGGGTTTCCTGGGAGACCACCGACGACACCTTGAGACACCATTTTTCCAAGTATGGGACTGTGGTTAGCTCCGTGATCGCCAAGGATCGGAATACCGGTAACCCCAGGGGTTTCGCTTTTGTCTCCTTCTCTGACCCTTCCGCCGTCGACACCGCCCTTCAAGACACCCATGAAATTCTCGGTAGAACGGTGAGTCAGTCACTCTCCCTCTGTTTAACCCACTTTTCTTCGCCTTGTTTGCAATGCTAAAGTTTGCGCCTTTTTCTCTTCTTATTTCCCACTTTCCACTACTGCTCTTGGATTTTCTAACTCATTTCTTCACCtatgatttaatatatattttttttaaaatcatcaTATCGGCACGTTTGtaagataaaaattttaaaaaattagggttaatttttttttttttcaggaaatgaaagttttatGCTTATGGTCtgtttttttgttataaaagaTGAAGCTTTGGTGATTTGGCTGTTTGATTCTAGTTACTCTGTTGTTATGTGTTTATAGGTAGAGGTGAAAAGAGCCATACCCAAAAGTGAACAGCAGCAGAATAGGGGATTGAATAGGAATGGTAGGGCTAACGGTAGGAACAATGACCAGTTTAGGACCAAGAAGATTTTTGTAGGGGGTTTATCAGCTAATCTAACTGAGGAAGAGTTCAAGAGTTATTTCGAAAGGTTTGGTAGGATCACAGATGTAGTTGTGATGCACGACAACATGACTCATAGGCCGCGGGGGTTTGGGTTTATTACGTTCGATTCCGAGGATGCAGTTGAGGAAGTGATGCAGAAGAATTTCCATGAGCTGTGTGGCAAACTGGTGGAGGTCAAGAGGGCTGTGCCGAAAGATGGTAGTATTAGTAATATTGGGTATAACGCGAGGGTAACGAGCGGAAGCAGTTCTACCATTGGCGATTACCAGCACGGGAATTATCCGGCTTATAGTCCTAGATATGGAGTTTACCCTGCTTATGGGCCTGTTACGGGATATGGAAGTGCTGCTGCTGCTGGGTATCCGTATGGAGCTGGAATGGTTGGAGGCGGTTTTCCTTCTGGAGCGGGAGCGTATGGTGGAATTGGGTATGGTGTTGCTTCGTTTCAGCCTAGGAGTCCTTGGAATGTCCCTGCAATGGCTGGGCCGAGAGGAAGTCCAGTGCTTTATGGCGGGACTGCCTTCTATCCCGCTTATATGAATGGTGGTGCCGGGGCAATGAGCTTGTCTGCGAGCGGATTCAATGAATTTTTAGGAACTGGGATGAACGGGAAGTCTGGTCAGTTTGGCATGGGAGTTGAATCTCAAGGGGCATCCGGTTCGGTGCATTCTCAAATTGGCAGGGGAGGTGTAGATTTTAATTCCTTTGGTTCTCTCGGTGCTGCTAGTAGCAATCAGAGCCGGAGAGGTAATGACGAAAACAAATCTTACTCTGCTGGTAATTCTAACTGATTATTTTGTGACAAAATGTGGATATGGTGACAGGTTAGTATTTCTCCACTCTGATGGATTGGTGGGGGAGAGTCTTGTGGTCATTTGTTCAGGTGTCCTTTGTTTGggacatcttttttttttttttttttttttaNtttttttttttttttttttttttaattgtcagATGTTGCTTGTTTgtgtcatttttattttcaataactCATGGGTACAGATTCAAGACAGCTGTAACATAATTCTTTTAAGTTCATATCTTTCCAGAGTGTTTTggcttttttgtttattttattttattattaattaaaaaaagtcaATTATGATTTGATTCATTGATTGTTTGTTTTAAGTGGATAATTTCCCATCTTTGGAGACAATCAGTCTGACTGTATCTTAAGATGTCCCTTTGAAACTACACACTCTAGGATGAACATGTGACTGATTGATGCTATCATTTTGTATATATCTGTAATttatgctttcttctgatctgatTTACCTAGTCTTGAAAGCTTAGCAATTTTCTTGATTCCTCCTGGTTGCATGAGAGAGAGGTTTTGTGTTATTGGTGGGTTCATAGATTGGTTGGATGCATTATGGtttgtttactttaatttaCGGGAAAGCTCACAATTCCTATTCCTACCTGAATGCGCATTTTGGGTGAAGTTTGTTTCATCCTTAACTGGCAAAGGCTGGCAAAGGATTACAAGAACGCAAATCAACTTAGTTGTCCATATTAGTATACTTGTTGGGAAAAAGATTAAGATCCTTTGTATTTATGCGAGATTTGTGTAATTGCAAGTATTAGTGTACTTAATTGGGTATGAATAAGATCATTTTCATATCTTCATGTGAATTGGTTATGCTAAGGATCCCGTGAAAACAGTATCAatgagagaaataagaatcaatTTCAGATTTACATCTAAAAAATTTGACGAATTTGAATagacttaaaaaaaattgcgaTAATGTTTTCGTAATTATTAACTTCGCTATGCAAACTCGAACACttaaatatacaatttttaacaactaaatgtgcgggtaatttaaaattttagaagtaaaTGTGATAAAATCACTGTAGTAAGAGGATTCCAGATGAAATTAACGCTGGCATATACATCATCATCTCAAAGAGTTTAGAAATACaatataaagaaacaagaaaaaaaaacgaacACAATCTTGAGATCCATGGGTGAAGCGAAAAATTAAGAGGGTGGATTGGTGAGTTGGAGACGAAGAACGATGAATCTGCTGCTACTAAGCGGAGGTGGAGGAGCCTCATCACTCCCCTCTTCTCACATATTCTCCCTCAAATTCATTCAACCAATTCCTCCCCTTTTCTCCTCCATTTTCAACCATGCTTCCATGCCCAAGATTCGCCCCAATGGAGCTTCTCGCCCCACTTCACCTCCCTCGAACGCCGCCGGTGACGATGCAGAATCTTCGCTCACTCAAGATAGGGTTCCTCTCAGAGGTGTTATCCAGAAAGGGAAACCCAATTCTTCTTCCCCAATTTCCAAATGGGGGTAAGCCAGATAATCCACCTAATATATTTGGGTTGATTTCTTTTTGTTCTAGAGCTATTTAGGTTGTAATTTTTCTGCTTTAAATTGGGATTTTTAGTAAAGTGGCATTGCTAGCTGGTGGTGATGTGGCGGCATTGCTGTTGTTCTCCGCACTTGAAAGATTCAGCTATGGTTTTGAGGTTTTCGACTTTGAGACGATGCGAACAGCTGACCCTTTCATTGTTGGTAAGGGATTTTTACTCTTCTGCTATGGAATAAGTTTTTTCttacttgttttccttttcaacTAATACATGTTTTGCAAATGACCCTGTGGTCTAAGTGGCacgaagtgattctcccaaatgggaggtccAGTGgtgcgatattgactctttgtgctccagttggttgagaaaatagttattaacagatactacattgtaactaaATTCAGTAGTACtcgaaaaaaaaacactaaactAATACATGTTTAAAAGTGTGGAGTTGGAATTCTCTGAGTTGCATTTGATGCACGGTTCGATAGGGTGGTTTTTGAGTGCATCTTTTCTTGGAGGTTATGGGGAGGATGGTCGAGGTATGAATGGCCTGTCTAAAGCATGTATTGCTGCAACAAAGTCTTGTGCTTTAGGTATCCCGGTGAGTTTTTCTCCAACAATCAACACACTAGCTACTATggagtacatatatatatgtattttaatcCTATGGCATATGTTTGTGCTTGAATTATGGTACTAGATAGTAACGTTCTATGTAGTTTAActtgtaaattttaaaaaggatTTAGATGCTGAAGTGAAGTATGAGATGATGTAGGCCAATAGTAGCTAGCCGGAAGTTATACTAGTTGAAGAATTGTGACCATTTTGAGTGTATAGTTATTCACGTACTCTGTCATAAATTTACCCAACTCATTTTGTGCTTCACTTCTCTGGCAGTTGGGTTTAGTCTTAAGGGCTGCAACAGTGGATCACATACTACCGCTCAACTTCATAACAGTCACCATGGGGAGCGCTGCCCTATTACTGATTGGATGGAGAACACTGTTACTTAGCATTCTTCCTGATGaccaaaagaagaagaatgatgTATATAAGCGTGATACTCCATTTGAGCTTTTTGAGGTAATGGTTTTCTCATGTAATAATAGGTTGATTTCTACAAAGTGGCTTCTGTATTTTTGCGTGCGTGTGAAATTCAGTTGATATGCATGCAGTTCTTTTTGTTGGGACTTATCGTTGGTTGGTTACCCTAAGTGAAAAAATTACTATGAATATTCAAATGAAGTACAGCAAGTCAATTACTGACACAAGTTGTGTAGATTTACAAGTTGATTGAGGCTTTGCACTACCAAAAAACATTGATTTTCTGATAGACATTTCCGACATATCCACATCACATTAGGAAACTTTCGCCAGACTTTTGACATTCCAATGGAACTGCCAAACATTATAGATGTACCACTGAGTACGTCGATAATTCTATAGCAAATATATTTTGGCTCCTCTTGCCAGAATCAcctctatatatgtgtgtattgtAATGAGAAAGAGTATAATATTCTATAGTATTGTTTTTGACAGATTGAATATACAAGTATAGCgccatatttatatttagaaatagGTATAGGCAGACCGGAGCCAGTAGGAATAGGGTTCCATTCtagcatatataaaaataaattattttacaatGCATGTTCCAATGTACATAATAAATGTATTGTTGTAGTTATGATATCTAGTGGACATTTCTTGGGTG encodes:
- the LOC116026605 gene encoding heterogeneous nuclear ribonucleoprotein 1-like isoform X2; its protein translation is MDDSDRNKLFLGGVSWETTDDTLRHHFSKYGTVVSSVIAKDRNTGNPRGFAFVSFSDPSAVDTALQDTHEILGRTVEVKRAIPKSEQQQNRGLNRNGRANGRNNDQFRTKKIFVGGLSANLTEEEFKSYFERFGRITDVVVMHDNMTHRPRGFGFITFDSEDAVEEVMQKNFHELCGKLVEVKRAVPKDGSISNIGYNARVTSGSSSTIGDYQHGNYPAYSPRYGVYPAYGPVTGYGSAAAAGYPYGAGMVGGGFPSGAGAYGGIGYGVASFQPRSPWNVPAMAGPRGSPVLYGGTAFYPAYMNGGAGAMSLSASGFNEFLGTGMNGKSGQFGMGVESQGASGSVHSQIGRGGVDFNSFGSLGAASSNQSRRG
- the LOC116026605 gene encoding heterogeneous nuclear ribonucleoprotein 1-like isoform X1, which gives rise to MDDSDRNKLFLGGVSWETTDDTLRHHFSKYGTVVSSVIAKDRNTGNPRGFAFVSFSDPSAVDTALQDTHEILGRTVEVKRAIPKSEQQQNRGLNRNGRANGRNNDQFRTKKIFVGGLSANLTEEEFKSYFERFGRITDVVVMHDNMTHRPRGFGFITFDSEDAVEEVMQKNFHELCGKLVEVKRAVPKDGSISNIGYNARVTSGSSSTIGDYQHGNYPAYSPRYGVYPAYGPVTGYGSAAAAGYPYGAGMVGGGFPSGAGAYGGIGYGVASFQPRSPWNVPAMAGPRGSPVLYGGTAFYPAYMNGGAGAMSLSASGFNEFLGTGMNGKSGQFGMGVESQGASGSVHSQIGRGGVDFNSFGSLGAASSNQSRRGNDENKSYSAGNSN